The sequence below is a genomic window from Pyrobaculum sp. 3827-6.
CTCCCGCCGAGGCTCTTGTGGAGGACCTCTACAACAGTTTTTATAGCTAGCTCAATAGGTAGAAGCGTGCCCCAGACGTCGAAAGTAATCATCTTACTCACGGCGTTATTACTCCTCGCCTTTAAAAACATACACGGCGTCTCTATAGAACCAAATTACGTAAACGCGTATACCTACACAAACCTCACAATAAGCGGCGCCTCCAACGTGTCTTCGATAGAGGGCGCCTACGTGGATTATATAAAGCCCATAAAAAACGGAGTCGCCGTCGGCCTAAGGCCGACGAAGGCGAACGGCACCGTGGCTCTGCGCATTGACAACAGAACATATCGGCTCCCTATTGTAGACTTGTGCCGCTTTAGCATAAACGCGGCGAACAAGACGTCCCGCATATCGGTGAGCGTCGAGGTAAGTCAAGACTTGACGGGTAGCTGTAGTGGGCTCTCGCTTTATGTAAACGAGAGTAGGTTGCCCAGCTTGAGCGTAGACTACACGCCGAACTACTCAGGTGTTTATCAAGTATTGGCGAGCAACGGGGTTTTCTACCAAAAGGCGCTTATCGTAGTCGTCCCTAACGTCACAGTTACAGGCAACGTCTTCGGCGAGGTTATGAGGATAGTCTTCACGCCGCCGCCCAGATACGGCGTGCTCAACATCGGCCCCCTCTCCGTAGCGGCGCGCAACGTCGTGGAGATAGACACGTGGAGCCTGGGCGGGGGCAACTACACCATGGCGCTGGCGTACAGCGGCGGCGTAGCTAGGTACAACATCACGATCTACAGAGCCACGCCCCAGGTTGTCCTCCTGCACAAGCCCGAATACACCTACGGAGAGCCCATAGACATCACGGTTAGAACCTACGTCGGCCAGAGAGAATACAAGTCAAAACTCAGAATTGCTGTAAACGGCTCGATGACCACGGCGCAGTCCCCCCTGGCGTTGAGAGTGCCCCTACTCGACGCGGGCACCTACCAAATCTATGTAGAGGCCATTGGCGATAGGAATATCACATCTGCCTCTGCGTCGTCTACTTTCCGCATAGTACCCGCGCCGGTGAACCTCGACGTCTCAATAAACGGGACCTTCAGCAACCCCCTCATAGTGGAGTATGGGAAGGTGCTCATACTCTCGGCAAATGTCAAGTCGACTATACAGCCGGCTGGCGAATTAGTTGTGTTGTTTGACGGCGCCAGAAAGGGTGCAGTAATCGACACGCTGGGGCTAACCCCGGGGACTCACAACCTCACTGTAATCTTCTTACCAGCTAATAGAAACTTTAGACAAGCCGCGGCCTCCACAGCTATATACATAATCCCAGCGAGACCCGAGGTTAAGGTCAATAAGACGTTTTCAATAACATACGGGCAAGGGCTGTCTATCCCATTCCAAGTCACGCTATTCGGCCGCCCAATCAACGCGACGCTTACTGTAGAGCTTGCAAGTAGGCAACACACATACAGCTACGTTGTCCCGGTGGTGAGCGGCTACGGAGTCCTATCTATCAAAAACCTGCCAGCTGGAACATACCTAGCCACAGCCACGCTGAAAGAGGCGCCGGGTCTAATAAGCGTAAGCACCACATTTAACATATTTGTCGGCAGCGCCTACGTCGAAATTAGGCTCAACGTCCAGAAGAGGGGTGTATACGGCGAGTTTGTACCCATAGAGGTATCTATACAGCCGCAGGTGCCGGGGAGGCTGACTGTGTCAATAAACACGACGACGCTCTTCTCAGGAAACGCGTCGTCGTATAGAGGTCTGTGGTCGCCGCCCCGAGGGGGGGTTTTCCAGGTGGTGGCTAGGTTCGTCAGCTACGACTCCAATTACTCAGATGCGGAGAGCTCCACCTACATATACATAGACAGGGCGAGGTGCGCCGTACATTTCGACGTAGTAGGCGACGCCGCGGGCAACGGCTCTCTCTACGTCCTCAGAAGATACCAGGTGAGAGTCGACACGGCTCTCCCGGTGAATGTGTACGTAAACGGGAGCGGCGCCGGGAGGTGGCTGGTCTTCAACACCACCGGCTTGTACAACGTGACTGCGTATTTCCCAGGCGACGCCAGCTACTACCCGTGCGGCGAGTCTCGGCTCTACGCAGTGGTTAGAAATCCCTCGGAGGTGACTTTAAGGAGCCCCAGGAAGACGGCGCTAATCGACGTGGGGTATCCCGTAGCTATAGCTGTTGCAAGCCCGGTAGGCGCCGGCGAGGGGCTTGTTAGGATATACAAGATAAACAAGACGTATAACACCACTGAGGTTGAGGAGGTAAACATAAACGGTAACGCCACGATACCGCTAAGGTTTCAAAAAACAGGCGTCTACCAGATATATGCCGAATTTCTAGGCAACAGCTACCTAATGCCCAACAGATCCAACGTCGTCACGGTCACGGTGGAGAGTAGCGTTTTCGGAATTCCCCTATTTCTACTCTCTGCGTACCTCATCTCCATGGGGGTGGGGCTGGGCGTCGCTGTAGCAACGAAAAAAATATTTAAGAGGGGGTTGTGAGCTACGTGATCGCGGCGCCGCCAGCCATTATACTAGTACCGCTGGCATCTAAAGAGCAGATACAGCATACGGTGAACTACGTCTTGTCAAGAGTTAAGCAGATAGCAAAGGTGCGCCACATCCACGCCGAGGGGCCCGTATATATAGAGTCCCGAAGCACGAGAGACGGCTTGATGGAGCGCGTCGACGTCTATGTGGCATCCTCCAGCGGAGACTTCGCCAACGTGTTGCCGGTAAGGGAGGAGATAAGAGAGGGGTTTATAGAAAGGGTGGGCTACGTCCACTTGATTCAGGGAGTGGCCGTTGTCTTTAGATATAGGGTGGCCGGGGAGCTGAGGCTAGAGGAGGTTATGGTATATACGGTAGGCGCTCTCTACAAGGAGTTTAAGTTAAACCTTTAAATATGTGTGGAGAGGGGGGACAGATGTCGTTAGTTTCCATAGAGGACTTTAAGCGGATTGATCTACGTATAGGCAAAGTAGTTGAGGCCGCGAGGGTCGAGGGATCTAAGAAGCTTATAAGACTTGTGGTTGACCTCGGCGCCGAGAAGAGGCAGATAGTAGCCGGGTTAGCCGAGCACTACAGGCCAGAGGAGCTCGTAGGGAGGTACGTCGTGGTGGTGGCTAACCTCCAGCCTAAGAAGTTGATGGGGCTGGAGAGCCAAGGCATGTTGCTAGCCACATGCGACAAGCCCGTCCTCCTCACCATCGAGAAGGGAGGCGACGAACATGTTGGGGAGCGCGTCTGTTAAGATACCGACGCACATAGCCGTCATACCAGACGGCAATAGGCGATACGCCAGGAAAGCCGGCCTCGACTTCTACCACGCATATAAGCGGGGGGTTGAGAAGGTGAGGAGCTTCCTAACATGGGCGCTGGAGTTTAGAGAAATTAGAAACGTAACCTTCTACGCCCTCTCCACGGAGAACCTACAGAGAAGCAGGCTGGAGCTGGAGATACTATTCCGCATATTCGAGGAAGAGTTAAGAAAAACGTTGGAGGACCCCCTAATCCATGAAAACAGGGTGAGAATCCGCTTCATAGGCGACCGGACCCTCCTGCCGGGGAGGGTGGTGAAGTTTATGGAGGAGCTGGAGTCAGCTACAAAGAACTACTCCAACTACCACGTCACCCTAGCCTTGGGCTACGGCGGACGCGCCGAGATTGTCCGTTGCGTCAAGAGGATACTCGCCGGCGAGGTGAAGCTGGCGGAGATAACAGAAGACGCGCTTTTCCACTGCCTCGACACTAGGGACTTGCCGAACCCTGAGCCCGACGTCGTGTTGAGAACCGGCGGCGAGAAGAGGCTGAGCAACTTCCTCCTCTACCAAGCTGCCTACTCGGAGCTCATATTCCTCGACAAGCTCTGGCCCGAGGTGGAGAGGGAGGACCTGGCATACGTGGTGGAGGAGTACTCCCGCAGGCAGAGGAGATTTGGGAGGTGAGCAACGCGGGAGCGTGGACGCCCTGGGTCCGCTGGGTGTATTTCTAGCCGTATTTATATCCCACGTAATTCCCTTTGCCCCGTTGCCGGGCTACGCCGCCACCATATACTACGTCGCAAGCCATAGCGATCCCGCCAGCCAGCTACTGGCGGCTGTGGCGACTGCGCTGGGCGCGGCGCTGGGGAAGCTGGTGGTGTTCCTATACGGCTACGGCATTGGGAAGCTAGTGGCCCGGGACGAGCTTTTGTACGCTAGGAAGCTTTTTGAGAGGATTTCGAAGCTTGGGATTGACGTGGCCGTCTTTATCTTCGCAATGTCGCCTCTGCCAGACGACGTGTTGTACGTTCCACTAGGCGCGGCGGGTTACCACCTAGGCCGTTTTTTCATAGCCTTATTCGCAGGCAAGATGGTCCTAGCAACGTTGCTAGTCTTCTGGGCTGACCTGATGGCCGGGGTGTTTGGGGGGTTGTTCGGAAACG
It includes:
- the metG gene encoding methionine--tRNA ligase subunit beta → MSLVSIEDFKRIDLRIGKVVEAARVEGSKKLIRLVVDLGAEKRQIVAGLAEHYRPEELVGRYVVVVANLQPKKLMGLESQGMLLATCDKPVLLTIEKGGDEHVGERVC
- the uppS gene encoding polyprenyl diphosphate synthase, coding for MLGSASVKIPTHIAVIPDGNRRYARKAGLDFYHAYKRGVEKVRSFLTWALEFREIRNVTFYALSTENLQRSRLELEILFRIFEEELRKTLEDPLIHENRVRIRFIGDRTLLPGRVVKFMEELESATKNYSNYHVTLALGYGGRAEIVRCVKRILAGEVKLAEITEDALFHCLDTRDLPNPEPDVVLRTGGEKRLSNFLLYQAAYSELIFLDKLWPEVEREDLAYVVEEYSRRQRRFGR
- a CDS encoding VTT domain-containing protein codes for the protein MDALGPLGVFLAVFISHVIPFAPLPGYAATIYYVASHSDPASQLLAAVATALGAALGKLVVFLYGYGIGKLVARDELLYARKLFERISKLGIDVAVFIFAMSPLPDDVLYVPLGAAGYHLGRFFIALFAGKMVLATLLVFWADLMAGVFGGLFGNGILATLALVALTAALTVMVLRIKWSAVLEAYEKGGVRPAVKTALRSVVGRA